Proteins encoded together in one Dioscorea cayenensis subsp. rotundata cultivar TDr96_F1 unplaced genomic scaffold, TDr96_F1_v2_PseudoChromosome.rev07_lg8_w22 25.fasta BLBR01000542.1, whole genome shotgun sequence window:
- the LOC120254625 gene encoding WRKY transcription factor 8-like: MNARLPSCQHEAAAIKEISRALELISHLEAHLCPLILAKKGMELANNIFQEITSSLLESSTILDPGAAAQVASKKVKTINHEDGTTVKKKRHKDLVTFLTTEPFFDGYQWRKYGQKDRKNSMFQRTYYKCLNEKCQATKTVQQEDHHEPPNILVTYGMQHTCDLAEFTQKFRMDSSTSTRAFGPIVESNSFIVKNN, encoded by the exons ATGAATGCACGCCTTCCTTCTTGTCAACATGAAGCTGCAGCCATAAAGGAAATATCGAGAGCACTTGAACTCATCTCTCATCTAGAAGCTCATCTATGTCCATTAATATTAGCCAAGAAGGGGATGGAGCTAGCAAACAACATATTTCAAGAGATCACGAGCTCACTCTTGGAATCTAGCACTATCCTTGATCCTGGTGCTGCTGCTCAAGTTGCTTCAAAGAAGGTGAAAACGATTAATCATGAAGATGGGACTACTGTCAagaaaaa AAGGCATAAGGATTTAGTTACATTTCTTACAACTGAACCATTCTTTGATGGGTATCAGTGGAGGAAGTATGGACAGAAGGATAGAAAAAACTCTATGTTTCAAAG AACATACTACAAATGCTTAAATGAAAAATGCCAAGCAACAAAAACAGTTCAACAAGAAGATCATCATGAGCCTCCAAACATCCTGGTCACATATGGCATGCAACATACTTGCGATTTAGCAGAATTCACCCAAAAGTTCAGAATGGATTCTTCGACTTCAACACGAGCTTTTGGCCCCATTGTGGAATCAAACTCTTTCATAGTGAAGAACAATTAA